One window from the genome of Lepus europaeus isolate LE1 unplaced genomic scaffold, mLepTim1.pri SCAFFOLD_83, whole genome shotgun sequence encodes:
- the LOC133755710 gene encoding LOW QUALITY PROTEIN: MLV-related proviral Env polyprotein-like (The sequence of the model RefSeq protein was modified relative to this genomic sequence to represent the inferred CDS: substituted 1 base at 1 genomic stop codon), whose translation MEATTHSRPPQDKLLLLLVLSFSVVAVRSSPHIPHQITWQIINLRTGATVNSSTAFDVLSNFFPDMYFDLCQLFDAEDVCVGKGGTYVCPGGKSGKPLPGCGGPEVGYCGAWGCETTGSAYWNPSSSWDMITIRAAPGIMFSECGGRDCSTCLDGTLGRCHLQILRFTDKGKQDKWVQPKSWGIYLHRPAKDPFALFALSRTVTVASVSIGPNKLLTKQKRPPAVPFKKEKSRGQVLVRNRPTQTPADNRSSLTPLTPAFSSKPVVTTPPLPGSASTPLLGAENRLLSLIDGAYHALNSSDPNRTQDCWMCLASPPPYYEGVAVIGNWTTHTTVPPRCSSLPSHRLTLTEVTGRGLCVGSVPPQYQGLCNKTMTLKPGAYYLTGPDGLYWACNTGLTPCLAGQAHNQTHEWCVMVEIWPRVTLHSSEEVYQHYEGNLRFRREPVSITLALILGGLTVGGIGVGIATGATALHKTNQFHLLQQAMHSDLXALEESVSALEKSLTSLSEVVLQNRRGLDLVFLKEGGLCAALKEECCFYVDHTGVVRDNMAKLRERLKQRESYFKTGQSWFQGWFNSSPWLTTLISSFAGTLVILLLILTIGPCIINRLIQFVNDRLSVTHALILTQQYQSLL comes from the coding sequence ATGGAGGCGACAACGCACTCAAGACCCCCCCAAGATAAGCTCCTTCTACTCTTGGTACTCTCTTTTAGCGTGGTAGCAGTAAGATCAAGCCCCCATATCCCTCATCAAATTACTTGGCAAATTATCAATTTAAGAACCGGAGCAACTGTCAACAGCTCCACTGCTTTTGATGTTCTTAGTAATTTCTTTCCAGATATGTATTTTGACCTCTGTCAACTTTTTGATGCTGAGGATGTATGTGTGGGGAAAGGAGGGACCTATGTTTGTCCCGGGGGAAAGAGTGGAAAACCTCTCCCAGGTTGCGGGGGCCCCGAGGTGGGGTACTGTGGAGCatggggatgtgaaaccactggAAGCGCATACTGGAACCCCTCCTCTTCATGGGACATGATTACTATCAGGGCGGCTCCAGGTATAATGTTTAGCGAATGTGGGGGAAGGGACTGTAGTACTTGTTTGGATGGGACGTTGGGTAGGTGCCACCTCCAGATCCTTCGcttcacagataagggaaaacaggACAAATGGGTGCAGCCTAAATCATGGGGCATCTACTTGCATAGACCGGCTAAAGATCCCTTTGCTCTATTCGCCTTGAGCCGGACGGTTACTGTCGCATCCGTATCAATTGGGCCAAACAAactattaacaaaacaaaaaaggccaCCCGCTGtaccttttaaaaaggaaaaatcccGTGGGCAAGTGCTTGTTAGGAATCGGCCCACTCAGACGCCTGCCGACAATCGGTCCAGTCTGACTCCCTTGACACCCGCCTTTTCAAGTAAGCCTGTGGTAACCACGCCTCCTCTGCCCGGTTCTGCATCTACCCCTTTACTCGGGGCAGAGAATAGGCTCCTCAGCCTAATAGATGGGGCCTACCATGCACTAAATAGTTCTGACCCCAATAGAACCCAGGATTGCTGGATGTGCCttgcctcacctcccccttaCTATGAGGGAGTGGCCGTCATTGGAAATTGGACCACCCATACTACTGTCCCTCCCCGGTGCTCTAGTTTGCCATCCCACCGACTGACTCTTACAGAAGTAACAGGGCGGGGGCTTTGTGTAGGTTCCGTTCCCCCTCAATACCAGGGCCTCTGTAACAAAACCATGACCCTCAAACCAGGCGCCTATTATTTAACAGGGCCAGATGGGTTATATTGGGCATGCAATACTGGCCTGACCCCCTGCTTGGCAGGACAagctcataatcaaactcatgaaTGGTGCGTCATGGTTGAAATATGGCCTCGGGTCACGTTGCATAGCTCTGAAGAAGTCTACCAACACTATGAAGGAAATCTCCGGTTCCGTAGGGAACCCGTATCCATAACGCTAGCACTTATATTAGGAGGACTGACAGTTGGGGGTATTGGAGTAGGCATAGCTACCGGAGCTACTGCTCTACACAAGACAAATCAATTCCATCTGCTACAGCAAGCAATGCATTCAGATTTATGAGCCTTAGAAGAATCTGTTAGTGCCTTGGAAAAATCCTTAACCTCACTCTCTGAGGTAGTATTGCAAAATAGAAGGGGACTGGATTTGGTATTCTTAAAGGAGGGAGGACTTTGTGCAGCCTtaaaggaagaatgttgtttctatgTGGATCACACTGGAGTAGTTAGAGATAAtatggcaaaattaagggaaagactaaaacaGCGGGAGAGCTATTTTAAGACAGGACAGTCATGGTTCCAGGGCTGGTTTAATTCATCCCCTTGGCTTACAACTTTGATTTCCTCTTTCGCAGGGACCTTGGTAAtattactcttaattttaaccattggaccctgcataataaataggcttattCAGTTTGTTAACGATAGGTTGTCTGTCACCCACGCCTTGATCCTAACTCAACAATACCAAAGTTTACTTTAA